From one Babesia bovis T2Bo chromosome 3, whole genome shotgun sequence genomic stretch:
- a CDS encoding CAAX protease self-immunity family protein — MMMLMLPSKLYPIIICIFLYELVKHNIEAVNIAPRRLSARLQNYGKTKRNCARAFVITSFISPDTNGNELQERKSLSNTGIVANKRFGKLHGEKSNCSVALSNAMGKCGITISRIIGDTVQELGKRLIENKYYKHGTSLMMLMKQRLSTLSTIEQIALAIIGQCVYAFYLPGVHLIFPYQIIPTTSGFGVDIGIDSLVSLASSYLLWRSLQKPESHQLTLKPNDTVIIPIVATGLLASFYLSAYAARVVDNVLLLLSAMDWPVDPALQRSVTILLSHLTWVILGVKMLNYVVPLNQKKTLWYTLNSEELWVYKALMGYFVSCGVYNVADLIFNILQAFSKLIHPQLIIKEDITPEFVHVETSSMIPSIVTALGPCITAPWWEEMLYRVFVFKVINAKLPRNIATCIAALVFAVHHMNPHSIIQLFALGVLWSFIEQGTNNVFISMAIHSLWNTRIMLGTLMGK, encoded by the coding sequence ATGATGATGCTAATGTTGCCATCGAAACTCTATCCTATTATCATATGCATTTTTCTGTATGAATTGGTTAAACATAATATAGAAGCTGTTAATATCGCACCTAGAAGACTGTCTGCAAGACTACAGAATTATGGTAAAACCAAGAGAAACTGTGCACGAGCATTCGTGATCACCTCATTTATATCACCGGACACCAATGGAAATGAGCTACAAGAACGCAAATCTCTGTCAAACACTGGTATAGTCGCAAATAAGAGGTTTGGCAAACTTCATGGTGAAAAATCCAATTGTTCCGTTGCTTTGTCTAATGCGATGGGCAAATGTGGAATAACTATATCAAGAATCATCGGTGACACTGTGCAAGAGCTCGGTAAAAGACTTATTGAAAACAaatattataaacatgGTACTTCACTAATGATGTTGATGAAGCAAAGATTATCAACGTTGTCGACAATTGAACAAATTGCATTGGCCATAATAGGGCAGTGTGTTTACGCCTTCTATTTACCTGGAGTCCACCTTATTTTCCCGTATCAGATCATTCCTACTACTTCAGGATTTGGAGTTGATATAGGCATTGATTCATTGGTCTCATTAGCATCATCTTACCTGTTGTGGAGGTCCCTGCAAAAACCGGAGAGCCACCAGTTAACACTCAAACCAAATGATACCGTCATCATTCCAATCGTCGCTACTGGTTTATTGGCTAGCTTCTATTTGTCCGCGTATGCAGCTAGAGTTGTAGATAATGTATTGCTATTGTTATCCGCAATGGACTGGCCGGTTGACCCTGCACTGCAAAGATCAGTGACCATACTACTCAGTCACCTTACATGGGTTATATTAGGTGTAAAAATGCTCAACTATGTTGTGCCTTTGAATCAAAAGAAAACATTATGGTACACTTTAAATTCGGAGGAACTATGGGTATATAAAGCGTTGATGGGCTACTTCGTATCCTGTGGAGTATACAATGTTGCTGATCTGATATTCAATATTCTACAAGCATTTAGCAAACTTATACACCCACAGTTGATCATTAAAGAGGATATTACCCCGGAATTTGTGCACGTAGAGACATCTAGTATGATTCCTTCCATTGTCACAGCCCTTGGCCCCTGTATTACGGCGCCATGGTGGGAAGAGATGTTATACCgtgtatttgtttttaaagTGATAAATGCTAAGTTGCCTAGGAATATAGCGACTTGTATTGCAGCTCTAGTGTTTGCTGTACATCACATGAATCCACACAGCATAATACAGCTATTCGCCTTAGGAGTCCTTTGGTCATTCATTGAGCAAGGAACTAACAATGTGTTCATTAGCATGGCAATCCATTCATTGTGGAATACAAGAATAATGCTAGGAACGCTCATGGGCAAATGA
- a CDS encoding Ribosomal protein S9/S16 family protein, whose amino-acid sequence MIRITRCLNEALNKATSTLSIDEALYLAKDAGIATKQEIQKLIISSPSFSPNKSPFLISNFFEDKRKYQYFDDKNTVGDDNSINLDRLITSQQTSEITNIDRIIAEKTKPESTLVFWFKGNRWNARAEGHGTCMRSTSRVVIQRGSGLVKVNGEEDLHKRWPIFYNRMDVLEPFYLAGCCGVYDVFIETKGGGITGQARSTRLAIARALVEANPTVKHFLESALYEDIRQKMPKMPGRTGARSLRKWRKR is encoded by the exons ATGATTAGAATCACACGATGTCTCAACGAGGCGTTGAACAAAGCAACATCTACCCTTTCGATAGATGAA GCATTGTACCTGGCTAAGGATGCCGGAATCGCAACTAAACAAGAAATACAGAAATTAATCATATCATCGCCATCATTCTCACCG AATAAATCCCCGTTTCTAATATCTAACTTCTTCGAAGATAAACgtaaatatcaatatttcgACGACAAAAATACCGTCGGAGATGATAACTCTATAAACCTAGACCGTCTCATAACATCGCAACAAACTTCGGAAATTACAAATATCGATAGAATCATCGCAGAGAAAACTAAACCCGAGTCGACCCTT GTCTTCTGGTTCAAAGGTAATCGGTGGAATGCACGGGCTGAAGGACATGGAACGTGTATGCGATCAACATCGCGAGTTGTCATACAACGTGGAAGTGGCCTCGTTAAGGTTAACGGAGAAGAAGATTTACACAAGAGATGGCCCATTTTCTACAACAG AATGGACGTATTAGAGCCATTTTATCTTGCCGGATGTTGCGGCGTGTATGATGTATTTATTGAAACCAAAGGGGGTGGTATCACGGGACAAGCTCGATCTACAAGACTTGCCATAGCACGTGCTCTAGTTGAAGCTAATCCCACGGTCAAGCACTTCCTTGAAT CTGCACTATATGAGGATATCAGGCAGAAGATGCCTAAAATGCCAGGAAGAACAGGTGCGCGATCCTTGAGGAAATGGAGAAAGCGCTAA
- a CDS encoding putative integral membrane protein, with the protein MIRAFCGVMSTLISTLFVCVCVVYVPLLFCAVDGATLSAIPLSPRFTESRGIGVDERVEPYPTIRVYAYTPRGTFNPSSPSYSKRLTRVLESEAYRSGSLGIKGLHSRLLQLQHRQLGRIIDASEKHG; encoded by the exons ATGATAAGGGCCTTTTGTGGCGTCATGAGCACATTAATATCCACTTTGTTTGTATGTGTATGCGTTGTGTACGtgccattgttattttgCGCTGTTGATGGCGCGACGTTGTCTGCTATACCGCTATCACCCCGCTTTACTGAATCCCGTGGTATTGGTGTTGACGAG CGAGTTGAGCCATATCCTACAATTCGTGTGTACGCGTATACTCCTCGTGGCACCTTCAACCCTTCGTCACCTTC CTATAGCAAGCGTTTAACTCGTGTTTTGGAGTCTGAAGCGTATAGATCAGGG TCATTGGGTATTAAAGGCTTACACTCTCGCCTATTACAGCTTCAG CATCGTCAATTAGGTCGTATCATAG ATGCATCAGAAAAGCACGGTTGA
- a CDS encoding putative adenylosuccinate lyase: MQEQRDSIVHFVSPLDTRYRNSSSAIGEHLSEYALSRNRIFVEVSWLRFLVSEGLTNVTKLDESSDAYLSEICNFKPDDMGSITAIDKRVNHDVKATEYYIRDKLKSSGLPQLISLEPWVHMFCTSEDINSPAYSMGIRDCIEKVIKPTILRIIETVATFATENAGKPMLSRTHGQPASPTTFGKEFAVYVHRLSRQYCKYLDQIDYMAKFGGAVGNFNAHKIAFPDKNWPDLAKDFVENTLHLSYQDYSTQIECHDYISEVSDHISRVNTILKDLCVDMWLYTSYDLIKLRGVQGEVGSSTMPHKINPIDWENAEGNIGLANSLFHYFSTKLPNSRMQRDLSDSTVLRNVGVAFCHSYLAYLSILKAFSRISVNESRALEELDANWVVLSEPLQIHLRMTGDASGYEKMLSLTRTGCVSKETMKDIISDNCGNNTDLKSLTPSKYIGYAESLALELNKRSFLENLSIKSAKNHPSE; encoded by the exons ATGCAGGAGCAACGTGATTCTATAGTTCACTTTGTAAGCCCTTTAGACACCCGTTACCGTAATTCTTCTTCCGCTATTGGAGAACATTTGTCTGAATATGCGCTTTCTCGCAATAGAATTTTTGTGGAGGTGTCATGGTTGAGGTTTTTGGTATCAGAAGGTTTAACAAATGTGACTAAGTTGGATGAATCTTCTGATG CCTATTTATCTGAGATTTGCAATTTCAAACCGGATGATATGGGATCTATTACAGCCATAGATAAGCGTGTGAATCATGATGTAAAGGCTACTGAGTATTACATTAGG gataAATTGAAATCCAGTGGCCTTCCTCAGTTAATATCTTTGGAGCCTTGGGTCCATATGTTTTGCACCAGTGAAGATATAAATAGTCCGGCATATTCTATGGGTATTCGTGACTGCATAGAAAAAGTCATTAAGCCAACAATTCTTCGGATCATAGAGACGGTGGCTACGTTTGCCACAGAA AATGCTGGTAAGCCTATGCTGTCGCGTACGCATGGCCAACCTGCATCACCCACTACCTTTGGCAAAGAGTTTGCCGTTTATGTGCATCGTCTTTCGCGCCAATACTGTAAATATTTGGATCAg ATTGACTACATGGCTAAGTTCGGTGGTGCTGTAGGTAATTTTAATGCCCATAAGATAGCGTTTCCGGATAAAAATTGGCCAGATTTGGCTAAGGATTTTGTTGAG AACACGTTGCATTTGTCGTATCAAGATTACTCAACtcagattgaatgccaTGATTATATTTCTGAAGTCTCTGACCACATTTCGCGAGTGAACACCATCCTGAAGGATCTTTGTGTGGACATGTGGCTTTACACTTCTTA CGATCTCATCAAATTAAGGGGGGTTCAGGGCGAAGTTGGAAGTAGCACTATGCCACATAAGATTAACCCTATAGATTGGGAGAACGCTGAAGGAAACATTGGTTTGGCAAATTCTCTTTTCCACTATTTCAGTACGAAGCTGCCGAATAGCAGAATGCAACGTGACTTGTCTGATTCAACGGTGCTGCGTAATGTTGGCGTTGCATTTTGTCATTCTTATTTGGCCTATCTGAGTATATTGAAAGCATTTTCTCGCATTTCTGTTAATGAATCCCGTGCGCTTGAAGAGTTGGATGCTAACTGGGTAGTATTATCGGAGCCTCTTCAAATCCACTTAAGGATGACAGGTGATGCTTCCGGTTATGAGAAAATGCTTAGTTTGACACGTACAGGTTGTGTTTCTAAGGAGACTATGAAGGACATAATATCCGACAATTGTGGCAACAATACAGATTTGAAGTCTTTGACTCCATCGAAATATATAGGTTATGCGGAATCCCTAGCTTTAGAATTGAACAAGCGATCCTTTCTGGAGAATCTCTCAATAAAAAGCGCAAAAAACCATCCATCGGAATAG
- a CDS encoding Ras-related protein Rab-1A — protein MKEYDYLFKIIIIGDSGAGKSSLLLRFADDTYSESYMSTIGVDFKIKTVKIDNVTIKLQIWDTAGQERFRTITSTYYRGAHGIITVYDVTSRVSFESVKKTWLVDIEKYSSANISKLLIGNKVDLEDSRAVTYDEAREFAEQNNMDYIEASAKTAQNVEKAFESIARALKDKATRCTTPVAAANTFNLGSTTRVSTNRNMSDKCQEVPVVGPMAAPFSKCA, from the exons ATGAAGGAATATGATTATTTATTTAAAATCATTATCATTGGCGACAGTGGCGCAGGGAAATCTTCCCTTCTACTTCGATTTGCG GACGACACTTACAGCGAGTCATATATGAGTACCATTGGTGTAGATTTTAAAATCAAAACGGTTAAGATTGACAACGTGACCATCAAGTTACAAATT TGGGATACCGCAGGACAGGAAAGATTTAGAACCATTACTTCTACATATTACAGAGGAGCACATGGTATCATAACTGTGTACGACGTCACTAGTCGTGTATCATTCGAGAGTGTAAAGAAAACATGGCTTGTCGACATAGAAAA GTACTCTAGCGCAAACATATCGAAGCTCCTAATCGGAAACAAGGTTGACTTGGAAGATTCACGAGCTGTGACATACGATGAAGCACGAGAATTCGCGGAACAAAACAATATGGATTACATTGAAGCTTCAGCTAAAACAGCACAAAATGTAGAAAAG GCATTCGAGTCAATTGCAAGAGCTCTAAAAGATAAAGCAACCAGATGTACCACTCCAGTAGCCGCTGCAAATACCTTTAACCTGGGAAGTACAACTCGTGTGTCAACAAACAGGAACATGTCCGACAAGTGTCAGGAGGTACCCGTTGTAGGACCCATGGCAGCGCCCTTTAGCAAATGCGCTTAA